A stretch of the Methanomassiliicoccales archaeon genome encodes the following:
- a CDS encoding cysteine desulfurase, giving the protein MDVYKIRKDFPVYTGENNDPVYFDNACQTLRPRQVIDALNEYYLKYPACAGRSVHRFATEVSIKIDEAREKIARFINSSSPMEIIFTKNCTEALNLVAKGLDLKKGDVVLTTDIEHNSNHIPWMQVAKFRGIKRKFIETSNDGIFDLEKFKTVMSKDIKVVSFAHANNVVGTSIPAKDVTEIAHDYGAIVVLDGAQAAPHMRVDVKELDADFYAFSMHKMLGPSGVGVLYGKEGLLKKLDPLITGGGAVSVASLDDVEFLPLPDRFESGLLNYSGIIGSSAAIDYINEIGLESISKHVCRLNGEVTAGLRDNRAIEILGPLDHKLRGNIFSFNIKGLGSHDVAMMLDQMKRIMIRSGMHCAHPFFLKRGCNGCARASFYIYNTVEECQTFVQAVQEIVQIFSS; this is encoded by the coding sequence ATGGATGTTTACAAAATACGCAAGGACTTTCCTGTTTATACGGGAGAAAATAACGATCCAGTGTATTTTGATAATGCGTGCCAAACTCTTCGTCCGAGGCAAGTGATTGATGCTTTGAACGAGTATTATTTGAAGTACCCCGCATGTGCTGGTCGCAGTGTACATCGCTTTGCGACGGAAGTCTCGATCAAGATCGACGAAGCTCGTGAGAAAATCGCTAGGTTCATCAATTCATCTTCTCCAATGGAAATCATCTTTACGAAGAATTGCACAGAGGCTCTTAACCTCGTTGCAAAGGGTCTTGATTTGAAAAAGGGAGACGTGGTATTAACAACTGACATCGAGCACAACAGTAATCACATTCCATGGATGCAGGTTGCCAAATTCAGAGGGATTAAACGAAAATTCATTGAGACTTCAAATGATGGGATTTTTGATCTCGAGAAATTCAAAACAGTGATGTCAAAGGATATCAAGGTCGTCAGTTTTGCTCATGCGAATAATGTTGTAGGGACGAGTATTCCTGCCAAAGATGTGACTGAGATCGCGCATGATTACGGGGCAATTGTTGTGCTGGACGGAGCGCAGGCAGCGCCTCATATGCGAGTAGATGTTAAAGAATTGGATGCAGACTTTTATGCGTTCTCGATGCACAAAATGTTGGGACCATCGGGCGTTGGAGTACTTTACGGTAAGGAAGGTCTTCTAAAGAAGCTCGATCCGCTGATCACTGGGGGCGGAGCGGTGAGTGTAGCTTCTCTGGATGATGTCGAGTTTTTGCCATTGCCAGACAGATTTGAATCTGGTCTCTTAAATTACTCTGGCATAATAGGATCGTCTGCCGCAATCGATTATATAAATGAAATCGGCCTAGAATCAATCTCAAAACACGTGTGCAGACTTAATGGCGAAGTAACTGCGGGCCTGCGCGATAATCGGGCAATTGAGATCCTCGGGCCTCTTGATCACAAGCTTAGAGGCAATATTTTTTCATTCAACATAAAGGGCCTGGGCTCACACGATGTCGCAATGATGCTCGATCAAATGAAAAGAATCATGATCAGGTCCGGCATGCATTGTGCCCATCCTTTTTTCTTGAAGAGGGGATGTAATGGTTGTGCTCGTGCCTCTTTTTATATTTACAATACTGTAGAGGAGTGTCAGACTTTTGTACAGGCCGTTCAAGAAATTGTTCAGATCTTTTCCAGCTGA
- a CDS encoding carboxypeptidase-like regulatory domain-containing protein → MKLRGKKIKKDAEGGIEGLPLQLILMVVIAGIGMTMILGWMTGLEAPKSIGAVYASPSEIVVSDENSDGLYERSDLTLTITVVDQNGDPIPGASVVLQGANIAFEDGRTAHGITDASGKVKLSQLSVSQSGTAVGFVTVTVAKSGYGTDSSLTIPVISE, encoded by the coding sequence ATGAAATTAAGGGGCAAGAAAATCAAAAAAGATGCAGAAGGGGGCATTGAGGGTCTCCCATTGCAGCTGATCCTGATGGTGGTCATTGCTGGCATCGGGATGACAATGATCCTTGGTTGGATGACCGGACTCGAAGCACCAAAAAGCATTGGTGCTGTTTATGCGTCACCTAGCGAGATCGTCGTTTCTGACGAAAATTCCGATGGATTGTACGAAAGGAGCGATTTGACGCTCACGATCACTGTCGTCGATCAGAACGGAGATCCGATTCCAGGTGCCTCGGTAGTCCTCCAGGGAGCGAATATCGCCTTTGAGGATGGAAGGACAGCCCACGGCATAACGGATGCATCAGGAAAGGTCAAACTCAGTCAACTCTCAGTCTCACAGAGCGGTACGGCGGTCGGGTTCGTCACTGTGACTGTTGCAAAAAGCGGATATGGGACAGATTCGAGCCTCACGATACCAGTCATATCTGAGTGA
- the thpR gene encoding RNA 2',3'-cyclic phosphodiesterase: MARFRGFIAVDLETNEKITKILRELKTTLPSLKIVDQTNMHITLKFLGDTDDSQIPSIMEIIQKATEGMRPFTISLVGTGAFPSKSKIRVIWIGIKDAGQLAVIAKKIDEELHSLEFEKEKREFSPHLTLARTKEVTSSTKIEKLIDKYSKEEFGEEVVRSIRLKKSVLTPKGPIYSTIDEVNLA, from the coding sequence ATGGCGAGATTTAGGGGTTTCATCGCGGTTGACCTAGAGACTAATGAGAAAATAACGAAAATCCTCAGAGAGCTTAAGACAACTCTGCCATCGCTCAAAATAGTTGATCAAACAAACATGCATATCACCTTGAAATTCCTCGGAGATACTGATGACTCACAAATTCCGAGTATCATGGAAATTATTCAAAAGGCGACCGAAGGAATGAGGCCATTTACAATCTCACTGGTAGGGACTGGCGCTTTTCCATCGAAATCGAAAATTCGTGTGATCTGGATTGGAATTAAGGATGCTGGACAGCTTGCTGTTATCGCAAAAAAAATCGATGAAGAATTACATTCGCTTGAATTTGAAAAGGAGAAGAGGGAATTTAGTCCTCATCTGACTCTTGCAAGGACAAAAGAGGTTACCTCATCCACGAAAATAGAGAAGCTTATAGACAAATACAGTAAGGAAGAATTTGGGGAAGAGGTAGTACGGTCGATCAGATTGAAGAAGTCTGTATTGACGCCAAAAGGACCTATTTATAGCACCATTGATGAAGTAAATTTGGCTTGA